ACCAATGGTTGTTAGATCACGGGCAATGTGGCGATGTGTGTTTAACCGAGCAGCAAACGGCTGGGCGCGGGCGCCGTGGGCGTGTGTGGGATTCTCCCGCAGGCTTGAATATTTATTTATCGCTCAAATATTGCTTTGCAGCGATACCCGAGCATTTGGGTATGTTAGGGCTAAGTATTGGCTTAAGCGTGGCAGAGGCGTTAGCACAGTGCGGAATTTGTCAACACGGGGTCAAATGGCCGAATGATATTTACATTCAGCAGCAAAAAGTCGGCGGTATTTTGTTGGAAGCAGTGGGGGCATTACAGCAAGTTGTCGTCGGTATTGGCTTAAATGTGAATGTGCAGCCGCAGCATAACCCATTGATTACACAGCCTTGGACGAGTTTAGCCGCTGCACAAGGGCAGACCCTAAATCGCAATCGTTTAATTGCTGCGTTATTAAATCAATTAGGTGCAGATTTTCAAACCTTTTCCACCTTAAATATGGCAGAATTCCAGCGTCATTGGCAGCGTTGGGATGTATTGGATCAACAACCTGTACGAGTCATGGCAGGCAATGAACAGTATGAAGGTATCGCTTGCGGCATTGATAGTCAGGGGCAATTACGCTTACAACGCCCAAACGGCAGTATTACTACCTTTTCTTCAGCGGATGTATCGGTGCGAATGTGACAATTTTGCTGGTGGATGCGGGCAATTCACGCCTGAAGTGGTCTGAACTTTCAGTCACAGGGGTTTTATCAACGCAATATGCACAGGCTTATGCGGATCGTCCAGCCTTGGCAGCATTTATTGATTTACTAGAGAGTTATCCAAACGTAACACATATTACCTTAGTGCATGTTTTAACTCATTTATTTGCTGAGAGCGTACACGCTTTATGTATTGAACGCGGTATTGCCTTGCAGTTAGTTCGTTCGCAAGCCCAAGGCTATGGTATTCAGTCAGGCTATCGAGAACCTGCACGGTTAGGTACGGATCGTTTTGTTGGGTTAATTGCTGCTCATCAGTTGGCCAAACCCCAGCCTTGTATTGTGATTGATTGCGGAACAGCCGTGACTTTAGATGCAATTGATGCACACGGTAAGCATTTAGGCGGGGTAATTTTTCCGGGTTTACATTTATCTGCTGATGCTTTGATTGCCCGCGCACAAGGTAAGCTTAGCGTGGCATTTGATGAAGATATGAGCGTATTAGCCGATCATACTAGCCAAGCAATTGGCAGCGGTTGTTTATTTGCGTTACTAGGGGCGATTGAGGGAATTAGCGCCCGTATGCAAACGGCTTTTACCCAACCGGCTAAACGTATTTTAACTGGGGGAGATGCCACAACTTTACAGCCTTGGTTACAAGGTGCTTATCAAATTGAAACGGACTTATTAATGCAAGGGCTGCGCTATATCACGCTGGAGGATGCGTGTACTACGCCTTAATTCTGTTAATTGTTTTAAATGCGGGCTTTTTGTTGTGGAATAATTTTCTAGCACCACAGCAAGACCTTACGCCACCACCGCTAACGCAAACGGGTGTTAGTAGCCTGCAATTGCGCACAGATATTGAGCAAACTGTTTACAAAAGTACGGAAAATGAACAAAGCACTTGTTATACCTTAGGCCCGTATAATTCTGAAAAAGCGGCAAGCTTAGTTGCTGATAAGATTAAAGCCTTAGGCTTAGCGGTGACCATGCGTCCTATGCGCAGTATGGAAACCTTAAATTTTCTGGTTTATATCGCGCCACAAGCCAATACTGCACAAGCGGAGCAGATTGTGAGTGACATTAAGAAATTTGCGGTGGCAGATGTGTTAGTTGTGCCAGAAGGTCCGTATAAAAATGCCATTTCTTTGGGATTTTTCAGTAACTTAAACAAAGCCAAGCGTCATGCAGAATATATTCGTTATTTAGGCTATGATGCGCGATATACAGAACAACAAGCGGCGCGTGAAGTATTTTGGTTGGATTATGACGAACCATTTGGAGCTAATACACCTGTGTTAGCGTGGAGCGCTGCTATCGACAAAAGCTCTGAAGTACAACGCATTCCGCGAGCTTGCGTACATTAAATAATGTCTTTTGCTTAATCTAGGGTATGAAACCCGGCGTACAAGGAACAACAGCATGCCAAGAACCCGTCGCCGTCATCAACTATTGAGTATGGTTTGCTTGCTAAGTACGGTATGGCTCAGTGCTTGCCAGCAAGAAGATCCCAATGCTGCGAAGAAAGCGCCTCCCAAAGAAGCCGAAGTCGGCGTTATGCACTTGCAAACCCAAGACGTCGTGTTAACCAATGAATTACCCGGGCGGGTGGTTGCTGCGCAAACCGCAGAAGTGCGCCCGCAAGTCAGCGGTATTATTCAAAGCCAATTATTCGAGGCAGGTTCAGAAGTACGCAAAGGCACGCCGCTGTATCAAATTGATAACAGTACCTATCAAGTGGCTTTAGAAACCGCACAAGCCCAATTAGCTAAAGCCCAGGCTAACTTAGAAACGGCCATCACGAAAAATCGGCGTAATCAAGCGTTAGTTGAGCGTGGGTTAATTAGCCGTGATAGCTACGACGACCAAGCGACCGAAGTTAAGCAAGCGCAAGCGGATGTGGAAGTGGCCAAAGCCGCCATTAAAACCGCTAAAATTAATTTAGCTTACAGTACGATTAAAGCGCCGATTACGGGTTATGTGGGTAAATCAGTGGTTACGCCGGGTTCGTTAGTGACGGCTAATCAAGCCACCGCGTTAGCGACCATGCAAAGCCTTGACCCGATTTGGGTGGATATCACTTTAGCCAGTACCGATTTTGTCAGCGGCAAAAATGCTATTACGCCACAAGTTAGTTTAGTGTTACCGAACGGCGCGGCTTATAGTCAAACTGGGCATTTAGCCTTTACGGATACTAGCGTGGATAAAGCCACGGGTGCATTAACCGTGCGTGCTGAATTTGATAATCCACAACGCCAATTATTGCCGGGTATGTTCGTCAGAGCACGTTTAGAAACAGGCGAACAAAAAGCGGCGTTATTAGTGCCACAGCAAGCGGTTTCACGTAAAGCCAATGGTGATGCCAGTGTTTGGTTATTGAATAGTAGCGAGAATACTGTAAATCCCACAGTGGTTAAAACGGGACAAGCAATAGGGAATAAGTGGCTGATTAATGAAGGTTTAAGCGCGGGCGATCAAATTGTAGTCGATGGTTTCCAAAAAATTAAACCCGGGGCAAAAGTCAAACCGTTGCCATTAGGCGCAGACGGTAAGCCCTTAAAAGCGGAAGCACCTGCTAAACCGGCTACGCCTGACGCAGTTGAGGTAAAGGTTAGTATGCCCGCAACCTCGGGCGCACCTGCTACTCCCAGTCAAGCCAAATAAAGGAGATCAGTGATGTCACGCTTTTTCATTGATCGACCTATTTTTGCTTGGGTTATTGCGATTGCCATTATGTTAGCAGGCATTCTGGCGATTCCGAATTTGCCGATTGCGCAATACCCGGATATTGCACCGCCAACGATTTCAATTTCGGCTACTTATCCCGGTGCGTCGGCGAAAACCGTTGAAGACTCCGTAACGCAAATCATTGAACAGAAAATGACGGGCTTGGATGGCTTGCAATATATGTCCTCAACCAGTAGTTCGGCGGGCACGGGTAAAGTGGATATTAGCTTTATTGCTGGTACTGACCCGGATATTGCGCAAGTACAGGTACAGAACAAATTGCAGTTGGCGCTGCCACAATTGCCGGAATCGGTACAGCAGCAAGGTGTTAAAGTTGCAAAGAGTTCAACGGGCTTTTTATTAGTCATTGGCTTTATTTCCGAAGATGGTAGCCTCACACAAACCGATATTGCCGATTACATTACGACCAATGTGCAAGATTCCTTAAGCCGAGTGGAAGGGGTAGGCAATACCCAAGTCTTCGGTGCGCCGTATGCCATGCGTATTTGGTTAGATCCGCTGAAATTAACCAATTATAAAATCACAACTTCTGAAATAAAGTCAGCGATTCAAGCACAAAATACGCAGGTATCTGCCGGGCAATTAGGCGGTACGCCTGCTGTGCCGGGGCAACAATTAAACGCTACCGTAACCGCGCAATCGCGTTTACAAACACCGGAGCAATTTAAAGCGATTGTCTTAAAAACTGCGCCAGACGGTGCTGTAATTCGTTTAAGCGATGTGGCTAAGGTTGAATTAGGCAGTGAAAATTACGACGTAATTTCGCGTTATAAAGGCAATCCAGCTTCGGGTTTAGCCGTTACCTTAGCCAGCGGTGCAAATGCTTTAGATACGGCGGAAGCGGTTAAAGCTAAGTTAAATGAACTGACTGCCTTTTTTCCTAGCGGCTTAAAAGCGGTAATTCCCTACGATTCTTCACCGTTTATTCGTATTTCGATTGAGGGTGTGGTGCATACCCTGATTGAAGCGATTATTTTAGTGTTTATCGTTATGCTGGTGTTCTTACAGAACCTACGCGCTACCTTAATTCCTACTATTACTGTGCCTGTGGTGTTATTGGGCACATTAGCAATATTAGACATAGCAGGTTATTCGATTAATACCCTCACCATGTTTGGCATGGTGTTAGCCATTGGTTTATTAGTCGATGATGCGATTGTAGTCGTTGAAAACGTCGAACGCTTAATGGTTGAGGAAAAATTATCACCTCGTGCGGCGACACGTAAGTCAATGGGACAAATTACAGGTGCATTAATTGGGATTGCCTTGGTGCTTTCGGCAGTGTTTATTCCAATGGCGTTTTTTGGCGGTTCTACCGGGGTTATTTACCGACAATTCTCCATTACGCTGGTTTCGTCTATGGTGTTATCCGTCTTGGTTGCGCTGATTTTAACGCCAGCCCTAACTGCTACGTTATTGAAACCACCCAAATCCCAGCATGGCGAACACGGTTTTTCCGGTTGGTTTAATCGTAATTTCAATCGTGGTAGTAACGGCTATCAGCGTATGGTGGGCGGCATGTTGCGTAAACCGCTGCGTTATTTAGTCATATACGGCTTAATTATTGGCGGCATGATTTATTTGTTCTCTAAGTTGCCCACGTCCTTCTTACCGGATGAAGACCAAGGTACGTTATTCGTCCAGATTCAATTGCCGCCGGGGGCAACGCAAGAACGCACCTTGCAAGTTATTAAGCAAGTTGAACAGTATTTCCTAGAAAACGAGAAAGATGTATTAAGCAGCCTATTTGCTGTTTCGGGTATGGGTTCTGCCGGAAATGGGCAAAATGTGGCGCGGGCATTTGTGCGTTTAGTGGATTGGTCAGAACGGAAATCGCCGGATAAAACGGCGCAAGCCGTGGCGGCTAGAGCAATGGGTAAATTAAGCAAAATTCGGGATGCGCGGGTGGTGGCGATTGCACCACCAGCGGTACGTGGTTTAGGCAGTTCAGCAGGCTTTGATGTGGAGCTGCAAGACCGTGCGGGCTTAGGGCATGATGCGCTGATGAGCGCCCGCGACGAATTCTTAAAGAAGGTCTCACAAGACTCGCGTTTGACTGGCGTACGTCCCAATGGTTTAGATGATACGGCACAATACAGTCTTGACTTAGATATTAGCCAAGCGGGCGCATTAGGTGTGCCCGTTAGTACCATTAATGAAACCTTATCTATGGCGTGGGGTGGTTCGTATGTTGGCGACTTTATTGATAAAGGGCGTGTGAAAAAAGTCTATGTACAGGGTGAAGCGGCAACTCGTATGCTGCCTGATGATTTAGACAAATGGTATGTGCGCAATAGCAGCGGCGAAATGGTACCGTTTTCCGCCTTTGCCAAAGGTAAATGGGTCTACGGTTCACCGTTACTTGAACGTTTTAACGGTATGTCTGCGGTTGAAGTGGTAGGTGCGCCAGTAGCGGGGGTAAGTTCAGGCACGGCTATGCAAATTGTCGAACAGGCTATTCAAGAACTGCCACCGGGCATTGGTTATGAATGGACAGGCATGTCCTATCAGGAAAAAGCCTCTGGCTCACAAGCCCCGATGTTATATGCCATTTCGATGTTAGTAGTGTTTTTAGCTTTGGCTGCGTTATACGAAAGTTGGTCGATTCCCTTTGCCGTTATGTTGGTTGTGCCGTTAGGCGTCGTCGGCGCGTTATTAGCCACTTATAGCCGAGGGTTAGCAAATGACGTGTATTTCCAAGTCGGTTTATTAACTACCATTGGTTTATCAGCTAAAAACGCTATCTTAATCGTCGAGTTCGCCAAAGAATTAATGGATCACGGCATGGGCTTAATGCAAGCCACATTAGAAGCGGTACGTATTCGATTACGTCCCATTCTGATGACCTCATTTGCCTTTATGTTAGGTGTATTGCCATTAGTCATTAGCACGGGGGCGGGTTCAGGTAGCCAGCATTCGGTGGGAACAGGTGTCTTAGGGGGTATGATTTCCGCAACCTTACTGGGCATTTTCTTTGTGCCAGTATTCTTTTTGGTGGTACGCAAAATCTTTCCCGCAAAACCCACTGTATCCGAACAGACAGAACATGAAGCGGTTGTAACGGTTTAAGCGCAGGAAAAGGGCTGTCTCAAATAGTTTGAAACAGCCTTATTGTGAACTATTTATTTTTCAACAAAGCCATTGCATCGTGATGCCCCATCAGTTCAGCTTGTTCGTAAGCTGTGCGCCCGTTCACATCACGAACGCTGGGGTCAGCATTATTTCTTAATAACAATTGAATTGCGCCTGTACTACCGGCTTTAGCAGCGGCATGTAAAGCTGTCCAACCATTACCTTCTTGAGTATTAACTGGAAAACCCGCCGATAAACAAACATTTAAATAAGCTAAGTCATTTTTAGCAGCGGCTTTGTGAAAACTATCATTACTGCGACAGGTTTGTACAATATCGTCCATACTCGCCTGTGCGCCTTGCATGCCCATTAAACCTAGTGTCAGCAGAACGCTTAAAAATAGTTTGCGTGACATAAAAGCTCCTAGTGTTGTTATTTGACCACTCATGACTATAGCTCTATAAGCTTAAATGTTTTTATAAAATAAATTGATTAATCCTTATACAATAATTCGATTAAAACTTAAGCAGTTACCAAGGCGCTTAATGCACTGGTTAAATCGGCATAGCGAAACTCGAAATGACTGTCTAACAAGGCTTGTGGTAGGACTTTTTGGCCTTCCAGCAATAAATCAGCTTGCTCACCTAACAATAAGCGGACAGGTAAAGCAGGAGCTGGCATAAAGGCTGGACGATGTAAAAGCTGCGCGGCTGTTTGGGCAAATTCCACTTGGTGTACCGGCTGAGGGCTAGTGAAATTATAAGGCGTAAAGTCTGCCGCAGCTTGTAAACTTAGTATGCCAATATGCGCTGTGGCACGTACCAAATCCTCAATATGCATCCATGATAACCATTGTTGACCGCTGCCCATTTTGCCACCTAGACCTAATTTAATCGGCAATAACATCATGGGCAATGCCCCGCCATCGTTGCCGAGTACTAAGCCAAAGCGCATAACCGCGACTTTGACGCCGTATTGGCAAGCTTGAGCGTTAGCTTGTTCCCAAGCCTGCACCAACTCTGACATAAAAATAGCTTGCGGCGGACTGGTTTCCGTCAAATCGTGATTATCGCCTTGGGCTTGAATGCCGTAATAACCAATCGCCGATGCGCCTAATAATAATTTGGGTTTGCTGGGGGTCTTTGCAATCCACGCGACCAGTTTATTGGTTAGCCCCACCCGACTTTTGTATAACTCGGCTTTACGTGCTGTTGTCCAACGTTGCCCTAAAATACGTGCACCCGCTAGGTTGATAACTACATCAATCGGTTGTTTAAGTTGGTCTAGACCTGTTACCACTTGCACGGATTGCTTAAACAAGGCTTGGGCTTTTTTAGCATGGCGCGTTAAGACCCACACCTGATGCCCATCGCTTTGTAAGGCTTTGATTAAGTGTTGACCTACAAAACCTGTGCCGCCTGTGACTAATATTTGCTGCGGTTGTGTAAAAAACGTTGTGTGCATAACCATTTACTCCATCGCATCGTAACGCTAATTTTACTGTAAGTGCTTTTGCGGTTTTTTACTTCCGCAAAGATCATAGTGGAATAAAAAGTTAGCATTTTGCCCCTTATCTCACCATTGTGAACGTTAATAGCCTAGGCAGTGACAGCACGTTTAGAACGCAGTAAATAACAGTCTGATAGATATAGGAGAATAATAATGCAAACTGTAATTGAGCCAAGCTGGCAAGCGTGGGTAACTGAAAATTTACAACGGCAATGTAGCCCTGTAGAGCTTTGCCAAATTTTGAAACAGCATGGTTTTCAAACGCCCCAAATTCAACAATTATTGGGCGAGGCTTATCCGCTGGAATTTGCACAAACTCAACCTGTCATTGATTATGCTGCCTTAGCCAAGCCACCTTTAGGGCGTTTTCACCCAGAACTGACTATTCATCAAGTGCTAGCTGAACCATTGCAGTTGTATGTCATTGAAGATTTTCTGAGTGCGAATGAATGTCAGCAGTTAATTGAAATTACCGATAGCCAGTTAAGTCCTTCTGAAGTCTCGCATAGCAACGGGGATTATGCCTATCGCACTAGTCAAACCTGCCATTTGGTGAATACTCAGCATCCGTTAGTGGATAAAGTCAATGAGAAAATCGCCCGCACGTTAGGTATTCAAGCCCGTTATGCTGAACCGATTCAAGCGCAGCGTTATGCGGTAGGGCAGGAATTTAAAGAACATCATGATTATTTTGCCCCGAATACCGATATTTACGAACGTTATGCAAAGGATTTAGGGCAGCGCACATGGACATTTGTGGTGTATTTAAATGATGTGGTCGCAGGCGGGGCAACGTACTTTCCGATTATTGAAACGGCGGTAAAGCCCAAACAGGGGTGTGCGGCTCTTTGGAATAATTTACACCCTGATGGGCGACCTAATTATGCCTCTTTGCATCAAGGTATGCCGGTCGTGCAGGGTGTTAAATACATTATTACCAAATGGTTTCGAGAGCGTGGGCAAGGTGCAATGTTTTATGAAGAAGCGGATTAAACCGCTTCGTCTTCCAAGCTATAAGGCAAGCTTGCCAGTTGCACTTTGTACTCACCTAACGTTAGGGCTTGTGTAGTTTCTGCAATTTTCATAACTGCTAAAGCTTCTACATAACCGTCTGGATTCAAAGTGGCATTTAAAATAGTGCCTGCTTCGGGGTCTTGAGGACTGGCGATAGGTGTACCAATCGACGGGCGCTGGACTAAGTGCGGAATCGCAATACGGAACATACGGCGTTTGGATTTACCTAAGTATTTCATACGCGCTACGATTTCTTGTCCCGGATAACAGCCCTTGGTAAAGCTTAAGCCATTAATTAAATCCAAGTTCAGCATTTGCGGCACCCACGCCTCGTAGCTTTTTTTGGTAACCATTGGAATGCCAGACTGCACATTGAAATATTCCCAACCATTACGCCCGACACAAGCCGCATTCACATTAAGTTGCTGCCAAAGTTTTAAGGCTTCGGGCAGTTCGCCTAAGATTTTATAACGTGGAATCGGCGCAGGTTGGCGCATAATCGTCAGATTATTAATCTGCAAGGTTTCATAAGCCGCTTGTGGCGCTTTACCCAAAATCTCAATCAGACGTGTATCACCATCGGGAGCCGCATAACCGAAATGCACAAGGCTGGCAGAAGCATCTTCTAAATACACTTTGGAGCGTAATACATACATCCGTAGCCGCTTTAATAAGGTTTCTACCAAATCACGCGAGACGCTTAAGTAATAACTGCCTTGGCGATGAGTGATAAAAAACGTCGCTAAGACCCGCCCTTGAGGATTGCTATAAGCGCTAAGCTGTGACCATTGATCCGTCACTTGGCGAATATCGTTGGTAAATTGCCCTTGTAAAAAGTTTTCGGCATCTTCGCCCATAATGCGAATTAAGCCAAAGTGTGAAAGGTCACATAAGATTGCGCCACGGGGTGGAATGCGGCGTTCTAAATCGGGATTGCCAAACGAGACTAATGAATCACCTGAAAATTCCGCGCCCCGTTTAATGAGAAACTCTTTCCATTCTGGTTTCATAGAAGTACCCCAGCCGCAATGAAGATAATGGCTACACCATAAAAGTTATTAGAATTGATGTCGAGAATCCCCGTTAGCTATAGCGGTAACGGGGACTAAAAGCAGGCTTACTTATTTAGAAGCTGGTGCGGCAGCAGGAGCAGCCGCCGGAGCGGGCGCAGCCGCTGGTGCAGTATCCGCCGGTTTTGTTTCAGTGCTGGTAGCGGCAGCCGGTTTAGTTTCAGGCAACATGATTTTTACATCAGCTTTGCCACGTAATTCATTCATGTATTCCAGCATTTTTTCTTGTTCATACTGGCGTTGTAACTGTGGTTTAACGCTCTCAAACTCAGGGGGTTTAACGTCGCGGCGTTCTTCCAACTTGATAACGTGCCAGCCGAATTCAGTTTGTACGGGTTCTTTGGTATACGTACCCGGTTCCATTTTAGCCACTGCATCGGCAAACGGTTTAACCATTGTGTCAGATTTAAACCAACCTAAGTCGCCGCCCATAGAGGCAGATGGACCATCAGACGATTTTTTGGCTAAATCGGCGAAGTCTGTGCCTTTATCTAAGTCTTTAATGATACCTTCGGCTTCTTCCTTGGTTTTCATTAAGATATGACGAGCTTTGTATTCGTATTTGTCTGCACCAGAAATACGTTTTTCATAAATCTTTTTCAGTTCATCATCGCTAACTTTAAAGGATGAGGCTTTTTCTTGAGTCCAAGCATTCAACACGATTTTATCGGTGAAATCTTTGACTTTATTTTTAATGTCTTCGCGCTCAGCTACCCCGGATTTATTGGCTTCTTGGCGTGCCAGTTCAGTGATAACGAGGTCGTCTAAGATACCTTTAGTATCAAGATCTTCGCCTTGTCCTGAACGGCGAACCATACTCACGACGCTATCTAAGGTATCTTGCGTAATGGCTTGACCATTGACAGTTGCCACGACTTTTTTATCTTCGGTCGTAGTTGTGGTGGTCGTGGTACTGGTAGCTGCGGCAGGCGCGGCTTTATCTGCCGCTGGTTTGTCTTCAGCAGTCG
This DNA window, taken from Candidatus Thiocaldithrix dubininis, encodes the following:
- a CDS encoding TIGR01777 family oxidoreductase, producing MHTTFFTQPQQILVTGGTGFVGQHLIKALQSDGHQVWVLTRHAKKAQALFKQSVQVVTGLDQLKQPIDVVINLAGARILGQRWTTARKAELYKSRVGLTNKLVAWIAKTPSKPKLLLGASAIGYYGIQAQGDNHDLTETSPPQAIFMSELVQAWEQANAQACQYGVKVAVMRFGLVLGNDGGALPMMLLPIKLGLGGKMGSGQQWLSWMHIEDLVRATAHIGILSLQAAADFTPYNFTSPQPVHQVEFAQTAAQLLHRPAFMPAPALPVRLLLGEQADLLLEGQKVLPQALLDSHFEFRYADLTSALSALVTA
- a CDS encoding biotin--[acetyl-CoA-carboxylase] ligase produces the protein MSLEPLALEQIQGLLTPTATTLFPQLQIFKQLPSTNQWLLDHGQCGDVCLTEQQTAGRGRRGRVWDSPAGLNIYLSLKYCFAAIPEHLGMLGLSIGLSVAEALAQCGICQHGVKWPNDIYIQQQKVGGILLEAVGALQQVVVGIGLNVNVQPQHNPLITQPWTSLAAAQGQTLNRNRLIAALLNQLGADFQTFSTLNMAEFQRHWQRWDVLDQQPVRVMAGNEQYEGIACGIDSQGQLRLQRPNGSITTFSSADVSVRM
- a CDS encoding efflux RND transporter periplasmic adaptor subunit, translated to MPRTRRRHQLLSMVCLLSTVWLSACQQEDPNAAKKAPPKEAEVGVMHLQTQDVVLTNELPGRVVAAQTAEVRPQVSGIIQSQLFEAGSEVRKGTPLYQIDNSTYQVALETAQAQLAKAQANLETAITKNRRNQALVERGLISRDSYDDQATEVKQAQADVEVAKAAIKTAKINLAYSTIKAPITGYVGKSVVTPGSLVTANQATALATMQSLDPIWVDITLASTDFVSGKNAITPQVSLVLPNGAAYSQTGHLAFTDTSVDKATGALTVRAEFDNPQRQLLPGMFVRARLETGEQKAALLVPQQAVSRKANGDASVWLLNSSENTVNPTVVKTGQAIGNKWLINEGLSAGDQIVVDGFQKIKPGAKVKPLPLGADGKPLKAEAPAKPATPDAVEVKVSMPATSGAPATPSQAK
- a CDS encoding folate-binding protein YgfZ — translated: MKPEWKEFLIKRGAEFSGDSLVSFGNPDLERRIPPRGAILCDLSHFGLIRIMGEDAENFLQGQFTNDIRQVTDQWSQLSAYSNPQGRVLATFFITHRQGSYYLSVSRDLVETLLKRLRMYVLRSKVYLEDASASLVHFGYAAPDGDTRLIEILGKAPQAAYETLQINNLTIMRQPAPIPRYKILGELPEALKLWQQLNVNAACVGRNGWEYFNVQSGIPMVTKKSYEAWVPQMLNLDLINGLSFTKGCYPGQEIVARMKYLGKSKRRMFRIAIPHLVQRPSIGTPIASPQDPEAGTILNATLNPDGYVEALAVMKIAETTQALTLGEYKVQLASLPYSLEDEAV
- a CDS encoding peptidylprolyl isomerase; this encodes MRLTTNNMIATGLIGLTLAVSSLYATAEDKPAADKAAPAAATSTTTTTTTTEDKKVVATVNGQAITQDTLDSVVSMVRRSGQGEDLDTKGILDDLVITELARQEANKSGVAEREDIKNKVKDFTDKIVLNAWTQEKASSFKVSDDELKKIYEKRISGADKYEYKARHILMKTKEEAEGIIKDLDKGTDFADLAKKSSDGPSASMGGDLGWFKSDTMVKPFADAVAKMEPGTYTKEPVQTEFGWHVIKLEERRDVKPPEFESVKPQLQRQYEQEKMLEYMNELRGKADVKIMLPETKPAAATSTETKPADTAPAAAPAPAAAPAAAPASK
- a CDS encoding 2OG-Fe(II) oxygenase → MQTVIEPSWQAWVTENLQRQCSPVELCQILKQHGFQTPQIQQLLGEAYPLEFAQTQPVIDYAALAKPPLGRFHPELTIHQVLAEPLQLYVIEDFLSANECQQLIEITDSQLSPSEVSHSNGDYAYRTSQTCHLVNTQHPLVDKVNEKIARTLGIQARYAEPIQAQRYAVGQEFKEHHDYFAPNTDIYERYAKDLGQRTWTFVVYLNDVVAGGATYFPIIETAVKPKQGCAALWNNLHPDGRPNYASLHQGMPVVQGVKYIITKWFRERGQGAMFYEEAD
- a CDS encoding SPOR domain-containing protein produces the protein MYYALILLIVLNAGFLLWNNFLAPQQDLTPPPLTQTGVSSLQLRTDIEQTVYKSTENEQSTCYTLGPYNSEKAASLVADKIKALGLAVTMRPMRSMETLNFLVYIAPQANTAQAEQIVSDIKKFAVADVLVVPEGPYKNAISLGFFSNLNKAKRHAEYIRYLGYDARYTEQQAAREVFWLDYDEPFGANTPVLAWSAAIDKSSEVQRIPRACVH
- a CDS encoding type III pantothenate kinase, which translates into the protein MTILLVDAGNSRLKWSELSVTGVLSTQYAQAYADRPALAAFIDLLESYPNVTHITLVHVLTHLFAESVHALCIERGIALQLVRSQAQGYGIQSGYREPARLGTDRFVGLIAAHQLAKPQPCIVIDCGTAVTLDAIDAHGKHLGGVIFPGLHLSADALIARAQGKLSVAFDEDMSVLADHTSQAIGSGCLFALLGAIEGISARMQTAFTQPAKRILTGGDATTLQPWLQGAYQIETDLLMQGLRYITLEDACTTP
- a CDS encoding ankyrin repeat domain-containing protein, which translates into the protein MSRKLFLSVLLTLGLMGMQGAQASMDDIVQTCRSNDSFHKAAAKNDLAYLNVCLSAGFPVNTQEGNGWTALHAAAKAGSTGAIQLLLRNNADPSVRDVNGRTAYEQAELMGHHDAMALLKNK
- a CDS encoding efflux RND transporter permease subunit; translation: MSRFFIDRPIFAWVIAIAIMLAGILAIPNLPIAQYPDIAPPTISISATYPGASAKTVEDSVTQIIEQKMTGLDGLQYMSSTSSSAGTGKVDISFIAGTDPDIAQVQVQNKLQLALPQLPESVQQQGVKVAKSSTGFLLVIGFISEDGSLTQTDIADYITTNVQDSLSRVEGVGNTQVFGAPYAMRIWLDPLKLTNYKITTSEIKSAIQAQNTQVSAGQLGGTPAVPGQQLNATVTAQSRLQTPEQFKAIVLKTAPDGAVIRLSDVAKVELGSENYDVISRYKGNPASGLAVTLASGANALDTAEAVKAKLNELTAFFPSGLKAVIPYDSSPFIRISIEGVVHTLIEAIILVFIVMLVFLQNLRATLIPTITVPVVLLGTLAILDIAGYSINTLTMFGMVLAIGLLVDDAIVVVENVERLMVEEKLSPRAATRKSMGQITGALIGIALVLSAVFIPMAFFGGSTGVIYRQFSITLVSSMVLSVLVALILTPALTATLLKPPKSQHGEHGFSGWFNRNFNRGSNGYQRMVGGMLRKPLRYLVIYGLIIGGMIYLFSKLPTSFLPDEDQGTLFVQIQLPPGATQERTLQVIKQVEQYFLENEKDVLSSLFAVSGMGSAGNGQNVARAFVRLVDWSERKSPDKTAQAVAARAMGKLSKIRDARVVAIAPPAVRGLGSSAGFDVELQDRAGLGHDALMSARDEFLKKVSQDSRLTGVRPNGLDDTAQYSLDLDISQAGALGVPVSTINETLSMAWGGSYVGDFIDKGRVKKVYVQGEAATRMLPDDLDKWYVRNSSGEMVPFSAFAKGKWVYGSPLLERFNGMSAVEVVGAPVAGVSSGTAMQIVEQAIQELPPGIGYEWTGMSYQEKASGSQAPMLYAISMLVVFLALAALYESWSIPFAVMLVVPLGVVGALLATYSRGLANDVYFQVGLLTTIGLSAKNAILIVEFAKELMDHGMGLMQATLEAVRIRLRPILMTSFAFMLGVLPLVISTGAGSGSQHSVGTGVLGGMISATLLGIFFVPVFFLVVRKIFPAKPTVSEQTEHEAVVTV